The sequence CCCGCACTAAAGCTTAGATTCTGCGCTGTACCACCAGGAACATCGTAGGTCGTGAGGGTCTGGGATAGCTCAACAGAACTAGGCCCGATGAAGAAGGTCTCTGGCGCATTGACAGTGGGGGTGGGAGTGGCGACGACGGTGCTGGTGGCTTCGGGTTGGGGCGAAGGACTAAGAGATAGCTCTGGGGAGGTCGTCGGTTCGGGCGAAGGTTGGCTGCTAGTCCGGAATTCAACACCGCTGTAGTCTGCTCCAGCGTAGATCCACGCATCTTCGCCGTTGCCTGCGCCGACAATCCGAATCCAGCCATCGCCTTGATCTTCGACGTAGCCCAAAATCTGACCTGCATTGAGCGGATAGCCAGAGTCGATTGGCTGACTATCTAGAGAGGGAGAAGTATAGGCTTGGAGATTGCTTTGCAGTTCGATAAAGCCCGCCGGTAACGGGCCTTCGTCCACAGGCGTTTCGGACACGGTTTCTGTGGGCGTGGGTTCTGGTGTAACGGCTGTTGTGGGTTCTGGTGTAGCCGTAGCCGCGGGGCTGGGGCTGGCAGATATAGTAGGCGATGGCGACGGTTCGGTAACAATCGGTTCCGATGGTTCGGGCGTTGGTGTTTCCGTTGGGGTGGGTGTGACTTGGGGCGGAGGCGTTGGTTCTGGCCTAGAGGCGATCGCTGGAGGTGTCCCCGCTAGGAC comes from Synechococcales cyanobacterium T60_A2020_003 and encodes:
- a CDS encoding peptidoglycan-binding protein; amino-acid sequence: TESAVMALQRDYGLTVDGIVGPNTRAALAGAGAPAAPQASTGSQALRYGSTGPAVTQLQRDLASAGFYSGPFTQYYGELTQGAVINFQAAHGLAQDGIAGSNTQATLAQVLAGTPPAIASRPEPTPPPQVTPTPTETPTPEPSEPIVTEPSPSPTISASPSPAATATPEPTTAVTPEPTPTETVSETPVDEGPLPAGFIELQSNLQAYTSPSLDSQPIDSGYPLNAGQILGYVEDQGDGWIRIVGAGNGEDAWIYAGADYSGVEFRTSSQPSPEPTTSPELSLSPSPQPEATSTVVATPTPTVNAPETFFIGPSSVELSQTLTTYDVPGGTAQNLSFSAGEKLTYVGARPDCWVQVKNPSGQSTWVYAGENFGAVKFMNEGSFADIEVDPPACAPTGTAP